Within Topomyia yanbarensis strain Yona2022 chromosome 2, ASM3024719v1, whole genome shotgun sequence, the genomic segment catatcgagcgattatcctgcaaggcacaataACTTCATACAGCACTTCATGATGAAAAAATTATCGACGTTGCAACTCTGCGGTAAGGAACTATTCACAAATGaggtagcattatatgggagagggacgagttttgtattttgtgatatgtgacgacagggggaAGGGGGTCATGTcgtgctacgtagctttttcaaaggggaataggggttgacaaccttacccgtttcatctaactaacatcgttttttcattttaaattttttacggggacaaggggggaggatgttaaaaatcactcaaaaaatgttacgtcatttatggatagtCCCTAACTAAAATTGAGTTCTACGTGATgatgacacgaatgaactcatgatgaatgaagttcacgtttgacaattctcagtggtttgtttactttgtcagttgcgtgagttcgggtgctcatctgtcacattcgaactcacgtaactcccatgtaaacaaaccaccgagaattgaatactttacggtgacgtcacaaatgaactgagtgttcattttttacagttcgcttgtactgtttacatgcaCGGTAAAAAATGCTCACGTTAATGTAAAATGATTTGAATTCGCACTACTTGTCAAACATTGCAATACGATAAGTCAATCCATTGAAATTGATCACAACGAAGCACTACGAAATTAACAGAAAATCACTTCAATTTGAAATGCTTCACACATTGCTGCTAATGGATCATGCATTGAATTCAGCATGCTTCTTAAATATATGTTGATCACAATTTAAATTCCGGTGGATTCCGTAGCCTGCAAGCGAATAATTGTATAATATATTTGACCTCAACAAAAATCGTAAAATACTTACGCTTTAGAACACTCTAGATATACATTCTATCTAATTTTTTACCGAATTACAAGTAatcgttttattttgttaattggTGACAATTGGGTTCATACTCTTTGACATTTGTAAACAATGGTGTTACCATCCAAATTCAATAGATTTGAACAGTGGTGCAAATCGAAAAGATAAGCATTTTAACTTAAAGGTAACATCCATTAAAAAGTTTTGAAAGCCAGATCACTTTGATGCTGTAAATCAGTAGAGAATCAATGCTAATTCACTTCAATTGGTAGTGAGGTATGATAAACTTATTCAAGTGCAAAAGCTGTTGGATTGGACGTGCCAATTTTTTACCGTGTGGTCTTAGAAAAtttctttgcgatttgcttcgagcgaatctagtcgtccacaaatttttctaagtccatgtaaacagtacaagcgaactgtcaagaaaagtgagaaCCGAGTCAGTAAGGAACCTatttgtcaaacgaagttcatccggctgaTTTTGCTGTGTTATGTCGGTTGGTAATTGGGAAGAGAAtacaatcgcgtagccaatttgatccagtcctaacctcaatattgaaccagcttctgattggtcgttttgccagtcaagagcgtacataatattttcaaacgggatgaaaaacagtgtTGCTGAATCTATTTtggctacttttcatacacatgaacatttcatgcaaattgaataaataccctgtatgacgatataactacgtgtattgttaagaaagacacgaataaacataaaattcaatttttaaatgcagctagtattgtgaattcTTGACAGAAGGTCGATATTATTTTCAGCATTtgtatgcaaatggaatctggcaacgacgGATGCTTGTTGTTTTTGgaattacgacagggcctggtagataaaattaagaagagcaagaagcctgttgtcgtctcttctcttacacctaattaggcaatccattagacgtttgtttgacaattcagcggtgggttttgtcaacaagtcttctcctgcgaacagaaaaactcgtccgacaaacaactttgttagtccgattcgtttgatgttggatcgaatcaacgatattgtcggacgtcgcacccctcggagtaacgtcagaataagtaaacaagaaataatcagctgatcagaaacgtcccatggattgcctaattgagttctacaagaagacgacacgaatgaactcatgatgaatgaaattcatgtttgactattctcggtggtttgtttactttgtcagttgcgtgagcgCGAATGCAACGGATTCATCATCGCGAATGCAACGGGTTCATCTGTCACATTCGAAGTCACGTAACCcctatgtaaacaaaccaccaagaattgtcaaacgaagttcatccggatCATTTTCTGGGATTATgtaggttggtgtaaaacctaattaacGCTGTGACAGTGGTGCTAGTTAGcagaaaataatgttgccaaaccattttattgagttgggataagatggcgagtctttattcaGTAATTCATCGTCTTTAGTGTTGattaacgacgctgaatccctctggataaagactcgacacatCAATTGTTTGTTTACCACTTATCTGTTAgcgtcattccaatcgagcacgagacctgtaaATAGCCCTGGTTATAGGAGGATTCGAaacgattttcttcggattgagtgTTTTTGACaaatctcgtgctcgattggaatgatacttatactatgttcacactacagagtaaaaacatgttataacaattaggaacaagaaaaatgtcttcaagatagcgttaaaacatgttttaactcgtagtgtgaacgtagtattacaaATAAATAAGAAGAATAAGATAGatatggcgagtctttatccagagagTTTCAGCGTCCCACTGAGacatccaaaaaattgtttcaaaatcgttcaacacgggtccaacgagtCCACgagtttgttgaacggttatttggacgttgtccaaattggtccaacgaacgtccttcattggacgattttgaaaccaaccgttcttagaggggtcTTCAGTGTTGATAAATAGTTGTttgtattgaatactttacggtgacgtcacaaatgaactgagtgttcatttttgacagttcgcttgtactgtttacatggacttagaaaaattcttcacGTTTTTCTTTGAACGAATCTAGTCGtctacaaatttttctaagtccgtGTAAACgatacaagcgaactgtcaagaaaagtgaggttaactgtttcagtaaagaacctaattctagagcttttttcattacatcatatcCAACAAAAACGTCAAACGGAGAAAATCGCGTGCAAAAATTTCcttgcaatttttaaatttgtttaacaattaaagcacacagaaggctattaattctactatcacctctgcatttactcattgcaggatcgtataagcatattacatgtttttcgcgaAAACAATTCACTctaattttacacatagatttttgcaatcaacggaggcatatagacactatttgctgacacataaacctaatgtgtgtatttacaagaaatattaatcttacattcacatttcataactattagacacataaaaccccattctataacaatatgcacatataacttatgtgtgtgcatacatagtttatacagttgacacatagaaggtatgtgtgcgcgtgataccaatagcatttcttcttcatatgcattttaagcggtttgaagcaaatagaattaacgtttggatttttttcagtgtagggagataattgataactattattttattacattttgccgTTCACTTTTGCTATAATGCTCTTTTGCATATGAGGTCTTGGCAACACCGTTTGTAGATGGCACATTTTACTGTGACGTTTTGAGAGACGGGCTtgtagttgtgatatatttcatgagctgtattgcaaccgagagtgtagatatgaggtttggcattggaaaaacatgctaactacagtcgacttggagaaacatcacaacgcaaaacatcacatctacaaaatattagcaaagctttggtatactatatgtgacattttgacttaagattaaattgacatatccagctttttacgtgccataatggcggtctaaattgttcagttcgtaatacgtttaattgcccttttttgacaataaccgtttacgccagcttgacagcaacgcccagttgaagatgtcgggcgttcattgaataTGCACccaacgcattggactaacgtagCATGACTTAATCTCGCTGGGCGGTTGatgtaaacgattattgtcaaaaaagggtcattaaacgtattacgaactgaaaaatttagaccaccattatggcacgtaaaaagctggataaagagttatcatttttctcttttatttgtagacgataaagagtcaatgcttttatttggcataataaactcagtttgtttacatttgttagttattacgttttgaatacagtcgtgattcgctggttgggccatacctctgtccaactaacgaattggattcgttagttggacccacgaacagatgtcaaaaactctccaaaggagacgttagtagtctaattgcatctattcacttctctaataattgtcagattgattgtcaaagtaaatttgacataagatttggacattcagatgctttttagttgggcaatggtccaactagcggaggtccaactaaaaaccggtccagttaaaaagtgtccaaccagcgaatcacgactgtaaacGGTATAGAATTGTTTATTCctttgaaagttggatttttgatgcacttttttCATGGTTGCCAAATCAAATGATAGAAAATcgacaaaaaaaataacttaccatcaaatataacataaaaacagaGAGACTGGCAGCCATGCAAACCTTCCAGATAGTAAAAGTCGcgggttttttttgaaaagggccaataagcatgctgtcaaaatccactttgggAGGAAGTTCTAGAAAAACGAATAATCACCGATTATAAATCACAGCagcaaacgaaagagaaaacttttttctttcataaaacGTTAACATCCAGTCTCGACGAattacggtttgtctggaattttctctcaaagtgaattttgacagtatgcttattggccgtttacaaaaaacacgcgagaagtAAAAAGAATTCTGTTTCTGACACTTTCCAATGTCAAAAATCTGTCAGGTCAAAGGAGCTAGAAcgttttttcattacatcatatctaacagaaacgtcaaacggagaaaatcgcgtgcaaaaatttccttgcaactttcaaattaatttaacaattaaagcacacagaaggctaTTAATTCTACTATCACCGGGGGCGGACTtgtagttgtgatatatttcatgtgctgtattgcaaccgagagtgtagatatgaggtttggAATTGGAAAAACATACTAACTACCGTCGACTTGGAGAAACATCACAACGCAAAacatcacatctacaaaatattagcaaagctttggtatactatatgtaacattttgacttaagattaaattaacatataaagagttatcatttttctctattatttgtggacgataaagagtcaatgcttagcttttatttggcatgataaactcagtttgtttacatttgttagatattacgttttgaataaacggtatacacggaaacgaaaaactacctaaaattgagttccttttaaccacggcaaaaaatacaactcattgataggttttttatactcaaatttaagttgaatttacctaattttgagttcaccccaaacaactcaaaagtaccttcctccacggaagacctcgactgagtcgaatctctctttttgtttttgacaacactaataagtgcgaaagcgacgcacaactcaaaagtaagttaaaagaacttattctgcaggttgttttatttaaccgtgtagagTTGCACTTTTCTCGacgaacatgtcaaatggtcctaagtgcaaatgatcacctctttgtttactttctctttcgattattacggcgtcagcaacttttcaatattgtttcaggatatatcgaaaaacgctgacttcgactagcatattatgctaagagttaattaacaaacgtataaacggacgagtgattagcgaaagagaagtaaacaaagagaaactgtcattttcacttaggaccatttgacatgtttggctagttttgatcacacttttgattcatcacgttcatcacactttcaaactatagagcattgcatgaaaatgtataacctcacttttctgacagctcagagagcttgtttacatggacttagaaaatttttgataCCGCCCACTACAAGTAACTTGGTTCGAtttctaacaccatgtaaacaagctcgctgaactgtcatttttcgagcatttttgctcttatgacgtcatcttgcaatgtcctATGCAGTTCGATTTTGTTGGAACAATGCAATAATTCGTTTACACGAAGAATTTTGTGGCCAACAAACGACTCATCGGCTTAAGTGGAGGGCGATTGTGTAAAAAAATACAAGATCTCAGTGTAAGTATTTTAatcgtcagatatctcaatagaAATTTTATCGTGTTCTAGCGAATCGATTTTTGCAGTGAGCAGCTGTGAATCGCGAGATTCTAATGTCCATACAGACACAGGCGATTGATGGTCATAATATCAACACAAGCATGTCAAATATAATCAACACTGCTAGCTTTGGAAGGTGAATATTGATTTGGCCGGTAAAATAATTTTCCGGAACacagctgaatcgaatggtagcATACTCCGCAACACATTCCAATAATGTACTAGGATAGTTACAGCCCCTTTAGAAACTGCACTCACAAGTGTAAACTGGATATTGGCTACGGAGAATCTGATAGAGCTCTGATCTGTAACGAATCTATTGCCTTTTTCATTGCTCTAAAATTGtagaaaaacaaaaagaaaaattaatttggtGAAACCATAAGTGTCGTCTAAGGTTTATTGAAACCTTACGTAGTATACCTAAGGTTTCAatataatttattaaattgcTATTTTTTCCTCTGATTTTCTGTGCATATTAATGCATATATACATAAACTTCAAAATTCTCGAACTTTTATCCAATATTTGACACTACCGTTGGATTCATGTGTTTCGACAAAACGTTATTAAAAAAAACGGTCCGGTGCATAGATCAGCATTAAGTTTCGAATAAGAACAAGTTTATCATTTTCTTATAGGGTTGGTATGGACGGTAAACATTCAGCTTTGCCGGAGTCACAGGAGGAGCTCGAGGATCATACAGATGATAAACCTTTCAAGCAGGTCAAGAAACCCTACAGTGGAAAGCGGCCCTTCCGCTGTGAAGTTTGTGGCAAAGAATTTCGCTCGAAGTATAATCTGCAGCGACACGGTAATACTCATACAGCCGGGCGCACGTACCATTGTGAAATATGTGGCAAACTACAAATCCGGCATAATCTCATTGACGGTAACGAGCAGCCGCATAAGTGCGAGGTTTGTGGTGAAAAGTTCCCCCAGAAACATCAGCTACAATGTCACGTTACCACTCACAATATCGAACGATCGCATAAGTGTCAAATATGTGGAAAACAATTTTCCCAAAAGCGCAACGTGCAGCGACATGCTACCATCCATACTGACATGCGGCCGTATAAATGTGTAATTTGTGACAAAGCATTCAGACTGCAAAGTAATTTGAAGGCACACGAATTGATTCACAGTAGCGAACGGTCGTATAAATGTGGAATATGTGGCAAAGAATTTCATCTGAAGCATAGCCTGCAGCAACACGTTATCATACACACTGGAGAACGGCGGTATAAATGTGAAATATGTGATTTAGCGTTCATGCAGAGTAGTGCCTTGTCCGCACACAAATTAATTCACAGTAGAAAACGAATTCATCGATGCGTGATATGCAGCAAAGAATTCATTAAGAAGCATGCCCTGCAGGAACACATTACCATGCACACTAGCGAACGGCGCTATCATTGTGATATATGTGGTAAAGAATTTAACCAAAGTAGTGGTTTGACTACGCACAAGCTCACTCACAACAGTGAACGGTTGCACAAATGTGAAGTTTGTGGCAAAGAATTCCTTCGGAACTGTTACCTACAACGGCACATAGCGACTCACACTGGTGGACGGCCGTACAAGTGTGATATTTGTGGCAAAGAATTCACCCAGCCAAGCAGTTTGAAAACACACAAACTCGTTCACGGTAGTGAACGGCCACATAAGTGCGACGTTTGTGGTGAAGGATTCTTCCGCAAATATCTCTTGAAGCAACACGTTTCCTCTCATACTTTGGGTCGGCCATATAAATGTGAAATATGCGACAAAGCGTTCACCATACAGGACAACTTGACCGCACACAAATTAATTCACGGTAGCGAAAGAGTGTATGAATGTAAGCTATGTGACAAAGTATTCCTTCAAAAGCGATACCTGCAACGTCACAGTAAGACCCACACTCGCAAACACACTGACGGTAGTGAACATCCGCACGAGAGTGAGGTGTTTGATGAGAATTTCGTTCAAAAGTGTCATTTGGAGGAACACGACATTACCCACATCGATAATGTGAAATATGAAGTAAAGGATTCTCCCAGCGGGGTAAGTTAACCTTACACAAACGTATTCACCGGATTCCAATCATAATGGTCTAACTGTACTATGGGATCTCATAAATATGAGACTGaattgcgattataggcagtatatCGTTAACAAGTGAATGCATAGTGGCAGCCGTCCGTATAGGGGTGTTATCTGTGTCACGAATGAATTGACCCGATTATAAAAGTATTAAAGATAAAAAtgtaattgtaaattttataatgaaaataaataGGAGTCGCATGAATGTTTCATTTTGAATACTTAGCATAAAATTTGTGCGGTGAAAAGTCATAAGCCTTTCTACGACAAGTGTGTATTTATTTGTTGATATGTTGTACCTAGCTGTAATCGTATTTCTGGTCAAGTATAAGTCTAATGCGGTGACAACTCTGTTGAAAATTCACTAAAATCCGGTAACTGCCCTAAGACAACCGTAATTGGTTTTCCTGAAAGATAGTTA encodes:
- the LOC131685104 gene encoding zinc finger protein 93 isoform X2 is translated as MSIQTQAIDGHNINTSMSNIINTASFGRVGMDGKHSALPESQEELEDHTDDKPFKQVKKPYSGKRPFRCEVCGKEFRSKYNLQRHGNTHTAGRTYHCEICGKLQIRHNLIDGNEQPHKCEVCGEKFPQKHQLQCHVTTHNIERSHKCQICGKQFSQKRNVQRHATIHTDMRPYKCVICDKAFRLQSNLKAHELIHSSERSYKCGICGKEFHLKHSLQQHVIIHTGERRYKCEICDLAFMQSSALSAHKLIHSRKRIHRCVICSKEFIKKHALQEHITMHTSERRYHCDICGKEFNQSSGLTTHKLTHNSERLHKCEVCGKEFLRNCYLQRHIATHTGGRPYKCDICGKEFTQPSSLKTHKLVHGSERPHKCDVCGEGFFRKYLLKQHVSSHTLGRPYKCEICDKAFTIQDNLTAHKLIHGSERVYECKLCDKVFLQKRYLQRHSKTHTRKHTDGSEHPHESEVFDENFVQKCHLEEHDITHIDNVKYEVKDSPSGVS
- the LOC131685104 gene encoding zinc finger protein 728 isoform X3 codes for the protein MDGKHSALPESQEELEDHTDDKPFKQVKKPYSGKRPFRCEVCGKEFRSKYNLQRHGNTHTAGRTYHCEICGKLQIRHNLIDGNEQPHKCEVCGEKFPQKHQLQCHVTTHNIERSHKCQICGKQFSQKRNVQRHATIHTDMRPYKCVICDKAFRLQSNLKAHELIHSSERSYKCGICGKEFHLKHSLQQHVIIHTGERRYKCEICDLAFMQSSALSAHKLIHSRKRIHRCVICSKEFIKKHALQEHITMHTSERRYHCDICGKEFNQSSGLTTHKLTHNSERLHKCEVCGKEFLRNCYLQRHIATHTGGRPYKCDICGKEFTQPSSLKTHKLVHGSERPHKCDVCGEGFFRKYLLKQHVSSHTLGRPYKCEICDKAFTIQDNLTAHKLIHGSERVYECKLCDKVFLQKRYLQRHSKTHTRKHTDGSEHPHESEVFDENFVQKCHLEEHDITHIDNVKYEVKDSPSGVS
- the LOC131685104 gene encoding zinc finger protein 728 isoform X1; this translates as MKWKQCTSATIKRERNEDHFPKIDGEGCYLKQLPIPPATQPCQLWSDGISPNDRVFYHQTLSSARRAAKFMILGVGMDGKHSALPESQEELEDHTDDKPFKQVKKPYSGKRPFRCEVCGKEFRSKYNLQRHGNTHTAGRTYHCEICGKLQIRHNLIDGNEQPHKCEVCGEKFPQKHQLQCHVTTHNIERSHKCQICGKQFSQKRNVQRHATIHTDMRPYKCVICDKAFRLQSNLKAHELIHSSERSYKCGICGKEFHLKHSLQQHVIIHTGERRYKCEICDLAFMQSSALSAHKLIHSRKRIHRCVICSKEFIKKHALQEHITMHTSERRYHCDICGKEFNQSSGLTTHKLTHNSERLHKCEVCGKEFLRNCYLQRHIATHTGGRPYKCDICGKEFTQPSSLKTHKLVHGSERPHKCDVCGEGFFRKYLLKQHVSSHTLGRPYKCEICDKAFTIQDNLTAHKLIHGSERVYECKLCDKVFLQKRYLQRHSKTHTRKHTDGSEHPHESEVFDENFVQKCHLEEHDITHIDNVKYEVKDSPSGVS